A single genomic interval of Mucilaginibacter robiniae harbors:
- a CDS encoding TIGR01777 family oxidoreductase, with amino-acid sequence MKKYHKIILAGGNGYLGTVLSNYYESLADEVVVLSRNLKSHSNNIRTVIWNGQTLGDWTTELENADLLINLCGKNVNCRYTEKNKQAIISSRIIPTALLGKAVKQLQHPPKLWINVTSATIYRHAEDCAQDELKGEEGTGFSVEVCRLWEKTFFEADMPHTRKIALRMGIVFGKDDGVYPRLLNLVKLGLGGKQGNGRQLVSWIHEQDVAQITEWLLLHPELAGIINCTAPEVISNAREMMFIRQAYHRTWGLPAPEWLLGIGAFVIRTETELILKSRWVVPQILLDSGYKFTYPTFKKAVESLC; translated from the coding sequence TAGCAACTATTATGAAAGCTTGGCAGACGAAGTAGTTGTACTGAGCCGTAATTTAAAATCACATAGTAACAATATTAGAACAGTGATATGGAATGGACAAACTCTTGGTGATTGGACAACTGAACTTGAAAATGCTGATTTACTAATTAACTTATGCGGTAAGAATGTGAACTGCCGTTATACAGAAAAAAATAAACAAGCAATTATCAGTTCCAGAATCATACCTACAGCTTTATTGGGTAAGGCAGTTAAGCAGTTGCAACATCCTCCTAAATTGTGGATTAATGTTACCTCAGCCACCATTTACCGTCATGCTGAAGATTGTGCACAAGATGAACTAAAAGGTGAAGAAGGTACCGGATTCTCCGTTGAAGTATGCCGCCTATGGGAAAAGACCTTTTTTGAAGCTGATATGCCTCATACACGCAAAATAGCTTTACGAATGGGTATTGTATTTGGAAAAGATGATGGTGTATATCCTCGTTTGTTAAACTTGGTAAAGCTGGGTTTAGGTGGTAAACAAGGTAACGGCAGGCAGCTTGTATCTTGGATACATGAGCAAGATGTGGCACAAATAACAGAATGGCTCCTTTTGCATCCTGAACTTGCTGGCATAATCAACTGCACGGCACCTGAGGTAATTAGTAATGCTCGTGAGATGATGTTTATACGGCAGGCTTACCATCGTACCTGGGGGCTACCAGCTCCTGAGTGGCTGCTGGGGATTGGAGCATTTGTAATTCGTACTGAAACAGAATTAATTTTAAAGAGCAGATGGGTTGTGCCTCAAATATTACTAGATAGTGGTTACAAGTTTACCTATCCAACATTTAAAAAAGCAGTGGAAAGCTTGTGTTAA
- a CDS encoding AsmA family protein: MPKWLKTILKILAVLVGVIVLITLSLTLYITFNKKKVLALVNQELNKNLNGTITIGDMQPSFFQGFPNVSLTLKNVLVRDKRWPEHHHTLLDAKNFNVGVNTAALLRGAISVNHIDISNAAIDLYTDSTGYSNTDLFKKKNKPKDKSNDNSSSSAEFGKISLNNVSFALNNQKKNKLFAFDINNLEGKMTYPDSGWHADLQLKVQAQSLAFNTDNGAFIKGEFIAGRLIAGYNEDTKKISVVSDALSIGNDQFAINAIFKTGGKPVNFDIRVAANQILWKHAASLLAANITQTLNKFNLAKPIAVKAQIAGSFGGGDPLLNVTGNVVNNTVTTPGGVINNCSFTGVFTNNYQNGKGLNDENSAIKLYHLTGKYNNLPFSIDTGSIINLHKPIAVGNIKSSFPISNLNGLAGDDIAKFGAGTASLQLHYKADIIDFRLKKPVVSGDINIKDASFTYVPRNLALTHTSLSMRFAGNDLILSNIKLQSGHSSLTMEGRVSNFLNFYYDAPEKVLLTWQVHSPQIHLAEFLGFLSAKKHVSKVVHKRTSNNIIDQLGDVLDKGNAVMHIQIDRLFYKNFLATNAHAELVTVSDGILIKDMGVQHAGGSLELNGRLIQGDNLNRFNINTTVNRVNVRDFFRSFDNFGLSGITYQNLKGFLSATAHISGGITDNGNLVPRSIKGVANVKLSNAELLDYSPLVSVGRFAFPFRNMKDIVIPSLNAKFDIHGDKIIINPMQINSSVINADVAGTYALSRGTNIAFDVPLRNPKNDEGITDKDELQQRRFKGLVLHLVAKDDENGKIKIGWNHDHK, encoded by the coding sequence ATGCCTAAATGGTTAAAAACTATTCTTAAAATATTAGCTGTACTAGTTGGTGTAATTGTTTTGATTACCCTTTCGCTTACTTTATATATTACGTTTAATAAAAAGAAAGTACTGGCATTAGTTAACCAGGAGCTAAACAAAAATCTAAATGGCACCATTACCATTGGCGACATGCAACCTTCCTTTTTTCAAGGATTTCCCAATGTGTCATTGACCTTGAAAAATGTATTAGTTCGTGATAAAAGATGGCCAGAGCATCATCATACTTTATTAGATGCAAAGAACTTTAATGTAGGTGTAAATACCGCAGCGTTACTTAGGGGTGCTATCAGTGTCAATCATATTGATATTAGCAATGCCGCTATTGATTTGTATACCGACAGTACTGGTTACAGTAATACAGATCTATTTAAAAAGAAGAATAAACCAAAAGACAAGTCGAACGATAATAGCAGCTCATCTGCAGAATTTGGTAAAATTAGCTTAAATAATGTAAGCTTTGCCCTAAACAATCAAAAAAAGAACAAGCTGTTCGCTTTTGATATTAACAATCTGGAAGGTAAAATGACTTACCCTGATTCGGGGTGGCACGCCGACTTGCAATTAAAAGTGCAAGCGCAAAGTTTAGCCTTCAATACAGACAATGGTGCCTTTATTAAAGGTGAGTTCATTGCCGGAAGATTGATTGCCGGCTATAATGAAGATACAAAAAAAATCAGTGTAGTATCTGACGCCCTATCTATAGGCAATGATCAGTTTGCTATTAACGCTATATTTAAGACAGGTGGTAAACCAGTTAACTTTGATATCCGTGTAGCAGCTAATCAAATACTTTGGAAACATGCAGCATCGCTTTTGGCTGCTAATATTACCCAAACGCTGAACAAGTTTAATCTGGCAAAGCCTATAGCGGTTAAAGCCCAAATAGCCGGTAGTTTTGGTGGCGGAGATCCGTTGTTGAATGTTACCGGTAACGTAGTTAATAATACCGTAACTACACCGGGTGGTGTAATTAATAATTGCAGCTTTACCGGTGTTTTCACGAACAATTACCAAAATGGCAAAGGGCTGAATGATGAAAATTCGGCTATTAAGCTTTATCATTTAACAGGTAAATACAACAATTTGCCTTTTAGTATTGATACAGGTTCTATCATCAATTTACATAAACCTATCGCCGTAGGTAATATAAAATCCAGTTTTCCTATATCTAATTTGAATGGTTTAGCTGGCGATGATATTGCAAAGTTTGGTGCAGGTACAGCTAGTTTGCAGCTGCACTATAAAGCTGATATTATCGATTTTCGCTTAAAAAAACCTGTAGTGAGCGGTGATATCAATATTAAGGATGCAAGCTTTACTTACGTTCCAAGAAACTTGGCATTAACACATACCTCATTATCTATGCGCTTTGCCGGTAACGACTTGATATTAAGTAATATTAAATTGCAAAGCGGACATAGCAGTTTAACTATGGAAGGCCGGGTAAGTAACTTCCTGAACTTCTATTATGATGCACCGGAAAAAGTTTTATTAACCTGGCAAGTACATAGTCCGCAAATACACCTGGCTGAGTTTTTAGGTTTTTTGAGTGCCAAAAAACACGTGAGTAAAGTAGTTCATAAACGCACAAGCAATAATATTATTGATCAATTAGGTGATGTTTTGGATAAAGGCAATGCAGTGATGCACATTCAAATAGATAGGCTCTTTTACAAGAACTTTTTGGCTACTAATGCACATGCCGAATTGGTAACTGTATCCGACGGTATCCTGATTAAAGATATGGGCGTACAACATGCAGGTGGTTCACTTGAACTAAATGGCCGGTTAATTCAAGGCGATAACCTAAACCGCTTTAACATCAACACAACCGTTAACAGGGTTAACGTCCGCGATTTCTTTCGTTCATTTGACAATTTTGGCTTAAGCGGTATTACTTATCAAAATTTAAAAGGCTTTTTATCTGCCACCGCGCATATTAGTGGCGGTATAACTGACAACGGAAACCTGGTGCCTCGTTCCATTAAAGGCGTAGCTAATGTGAAATTAAGCAATGCTGAATTACTTGATTATAGTCCGCTGGTTAGTGTGGGCCGGTTTGCCTTCCCTTTCCGTAACATGAAGGATATAGTGATACCTAGTTTGAATGCTAAGTTTGACATACATGGCGACAAAATTATTATCAACCCGATGCAAATCAACTCCAGTGTAATTAATGCTGATGTAGCTGGTACTTACGCCTTGAGCCGTGGCACCAATATAGCCTTTGATGTTCCGCTTAGAAACCCTAAAAACGACGAAGGGATAACAGATAAAGACGAATTACAACAACGCCGTTTTAAAGGATTAGTACTTCATCTAGTAGCTAAGGATGATGAAAACGGAAAAATTAAAATAGGCTGGAATCATGACCATAAATAA
- a CDS encoding cold-shock protein, with amino-acid sequence MQKEGTVKFFNTEKGFGFISQSDNRSDIFVHSTGLIDQIRENDKVQFDVEEGRKGLNAVNVKVI; translated from the coding sequence ATGCAAAAAGAAGGAACAGTAAAGTTTTTCAATACCGAAAAAGGTTTTGGATTCATCTCTCAGAGTGATAACAGAAGTGATATTTTTGTACACTCTACTGGCCTCATCGACCAAATTCGTGAAAACGATAAAGTACAGTTTGATGTAGAAGAAGGCAGAAAAGGCCTTAACGCGGTAAATGTAAAAGTAATTTAA
- a CDS encoding DUF1338 domain-containing protein codes for MKFDQHTPLDIFLNMLFERYAAKVPAVKRITSALIENGVVNSQQEIVNDHIAFRTLGVPNLGIASFEKIFLHHGYQKRDYYYFEGKKLNAYWYAPPSPVYPRIFISELIVDTLSEAAQQIIHQYTKGTHTDPVDRLDLDNGQQVGEFFHQALWQLPTKQDYETLLAESEYAAWVIYNRYYLNHYTISVHSLKEGYNMLAEFDAFVESLGIKLNNAGGIMKVSEDGLLRQSSTVAEMQNATFADGETMPIAGSYVEFAERLVLPEYQHLPLTDIKAEHRRDGFETNNADKIFESTYTGQTKA; via the coding sequence ATGAAATTTGATCAACATACGCCTTTAGATATATTTCTGAACATGCTCTTTGAGCGCTATGCAGCCAAGGTTCCGGCCGTTAAAAGAATAACTAGCGCCTTAATAGAAAATGGTGTAGTAAACTCGCAGCAGGAAATTGTAAATGACCATATTGCTTTCCGTACTTTGGGCGTACCTAACTTAGGTATTGCATCATTTGAAAAGATATTCCTGCATCATGGCTATCAAAAGCGTGATTACTACTATTTTGAAGGCAAAAAGCTGAATGCTTACTGGTATGCACCACCTTCACCAGTATATCCGCGCATTTTTATTAGCGAATTAATTGTTGATACCCTTTCAGAAGCTGCACAGCAAATTATACATCAGTACACGAAAGGTACTCACACTGATCCGGTAGATCGGCTGGATTTAGATAATGGGCAGCAAGTGGGAGAGTTCTTTCACCAAGCTCTTTGGCAATTACCCACCAAGCAGGATTATGAAACACTGCTTGCAGAAAGTGAATATGCTGCCTGGGTTATTTACAACCGTTACTATTTAAACCATTATACCATAAGCGTGCACTCTTTAAAAGAAGGCTACAATATGCTAGCCGAGTTTGATGCGTTTGTAGAAAGCTTAGGCATTAAGCTGAATAATGCTGGCGGCATCATGAAAGTAAGCGAAGACGGATTGTTGCGCCAAAGCAGCACTGTAGCCGAAATGCAGAATGCCACCTTTGCCGATGGCGAAACCATGCCGATAGCTGGCAGCTATGTAGAATTTGCAGAAAGATTAGTTTTACCTGAATACCAGCATCTGCCATTAACGGATATTAAAGCGGAGCACAGAAGAGATGGGTTTGAAACCAATAACGCAGATAAAATTTTTGAAAGCACTTACACCGGCCAAACTAAAGCCTGA
- a CDS encoding FAD-binding and (Fe-S)-binding domain-containing protein: MEQQLQLLAEQLKGELHTGSTMRILYATDASAYAEMPLAVAIPRSVEDIKLLINFAQKEGTSLIPRTAGTSLAGQVVGNGIVVDVSKHFKQILELNTTERWVRVQPGVVRDELNLFLKPNGLLFGPETSTANRAMIGGMVGNNSCGSNSLVYRSTREHTLEIKAILSDGSEAEFKVLSFDDFINKCSGSSLESAIYRSIRSQLSNYENQVEIRANFPKKSIERRNTGYAVDVLLETAPFTAGGEEFDFCKLLAGSEGTLAFITEIKLNLMPLPPKEAGLLCVHFNSIDEALRANLIALKYNPSASELIDHYILECTKDNLEQRQNRFFVQGDPGAILVVEYARHTREEVINIATQVENEMRSGGLGYHFPLLFGADTKRIWNLRKAGLGLLSNLPGDDKAVPVIEDTAVDVQDLPAYIRDFNKILEKHGLYSVHYAHAGSGEIHLRPIINLKTVEGNQLFRTIAQEIAVLVKRYNGSLSGEHGDGRLRGEFIEQMIGSKNYQLLKEIKHTWDPKHIFNPGKIVDTPPMNTMLRYTPGQQTPSFKTVFRYPNQDVLQHAEQCNGSGDCRKSHLMGGTMCPSYMATRNEKDTTRARANILRTFLTHSDKLNRFNHEEIKEVMDLCISCKGCKSECPSNVDMAKLKAEFLQQYQDANGVPFRSKLIANYTKSAQIGAWMPGLYNLVMTGKATSNLIKRIAGFAPERSIPKLHQFTLKRWFDKRKGSNSYATDNLKAKGKVYFFCDEFTNYQDTEIGMKAILLLERLSYEVIIPEHLESGRASLSKGLLRSAKKIAQQNVALLSPIISESTPLIGLEPSAILTFRDEYVDLVDDDQLQAAQQLARHSYLIDEFLSQEFKKGNITKAQFTQEKKLIQLHGHCQQKAWSAQGASQVILSLPENYEVQTIPSGCCGMAGSFGYEKEHYAISMQIAELVLLPTIREQGDDVIIAATGTSCRHQIKDGIGRKALHPVEVLYDALID; this comes from the coding sequence ATAGAACAACAGTTGCAGTTGTTGGCCGAGCAATTGAAAGGTGAACTGCATACGGGTTCAACTATGCGTATTTTATACGCTACTGATGCTTCTGCTTATGCTGAAATGCCGCTGGCTGTAGCTATCCCGCGTTCAGTAGAGGATATTAAGCTGCTTATAAACTTTGCTCAAAAGGAAGGCACCTCTTTAATACCTCGAACTGCAGGTACGTCACTTGCCGGGCAGGTGGTCGGTAATGGAATCGTAGTCGATGTATCCAAACACTTTAAACAGATATTGGAACTAAACACTACCGAAAGATGGGTACGTGTGCAACCGGGCGTAGTCCGCGATGAGTTGAATTTATTTTTGAAGCCTAACGGCTTACTTTTTGGTCCTGAAACATCCACTGCTAACCGCGCCATGATTGGCGGTATGGTAGGTAATAACTCGTGTGGCTCCAACTCCTTAGTTTACCGGAGCACACGCGAACATACATTAGAAATAAAAGCCATATTGAGCGATGGTTCGGAAGCAGAGTTCAAGGTACTCAGCTTTGATGATTTCATTAATAAATGTTCAGGCTCATCGTTAGAATCAGCTATCTATCGATCTATTCGAAGCCAGTTAAGCAATTATGAAAACCAGGTAGAAATCAGAGCAAACTTTCCGAAGAAAAGTATAGAACGCCGCAATACCGGCTATGCTGTTGATGTTCTGTTAGAAACAGCACCCTTTACGGCAGGCGGTGAAGAGTTTGATTTTTGCAAGTTACTGGCCGGTTCGGAAGGCACGCTGGCTTTCATTACCGAAATCAAATTAAACTTGATGCCTTTACCGCCCAAGGAAGCAGGTTTACTTTGTGTACATTTCAACAGTATCGATGAAGCTTTACGTGCTAATTTGATTGCGCTAAAGTATAACCCAAGTGCGAGTGAGCTAATTGACCATTACATACTGGAATGTACAAAAGACAATTTAGAACAACGGCAAAACCGCTTTTTTGTACAGGGAGATCCGGGAGCTATTCTAGTAGTTGAATATGCCCGGCACACGCGCGAAGAGGTGATTAACATAGCCACGCAAGTAGAAAATGAAATGCGCTCAGGTGGTTTAGGTTACCACTTTCCTTTATTATTTGGTGCTGATACCAAACGGATATGGAACTTACGTAAAGCCGGACTAGGCTTACTCAGCAACTTGCCGGGGGATGATAAAGCTGTACCGGTAATTGAGGATACCGCTGTAGATGTACAGGATTTGCCAGCCTACATTCGAGATTTCAACAAGATTTTAGAAAAGCATGGCTTGTACTCAGTGCATTATGCACATGCTGGTTCGGGCGAAATACATTTACGTCCCATCATTAACTTGAAAACGGTTGAAGGTAATCAGCTATTTCGCACCATTGCGCAGGAGATTGCTGTATTGGTTAAAAGATATAATGGTTCATTAAGTGGTGAGCATGGCGATGGCCGTTTGCGGGGCGAGTTTATTGAACAAATGATTGGTTCTAAAAACTACCAGCTGCTCAAAGAAATCAAACACACCTGGGATCCGAAACATATTTTTAACCCCGGTAAAATTGTAGATACGCCACCTATGAATACCATGCTGCGCTATACGCCAGGCCAGCAAACACCATCATTTAAAACGGTGTTTCGGTACCCAAACCAGGATGTACTACAACATGCTGAACAGTGTAATGGTTCGGGCGATTGCCGCAAGTCGCACTTGATGGGCGGAACCATGTGCCCGTCGTACATGGCAACCCGAAATGAAAAAGATACTACCCGTGCACGAGCTAATATCCTACGAACGTTCCTGACCCATTCGGATAAGCTAAATCGATTTAACCATGAGGAAATTAAGGAAGTCATGGATTTATGCATCAGCTGCAAAGGCTGTAAGTCCGAATGTCCTTCCAACGTGGATATGGCAAAACTAAAAGCCGAATTCTTGCAGCAATATCAGGATGCAAATGGGGTACCGTTCCGGTCGAAGCTGATTGCCAACTACACCAAATCTGCTCAAATAGGAGCTTGGATGCCAGGGTTGTATAATTTAGTAATGACAGGTAAAGCTACCAGTAACTTGATTAAAAGAATAGCCGGCTTTGCTCCAGAACGATCTATACCTAAGCTACATCAGTTTACCTTAAAGCGCTGGTTTGATAAACGCAAGGGTAGTAACTCCTATGCCACGGATAATTTGAAAGCTAAAGGTAAGGTTTACTTTTTCTGTGATGAATTTACTAATTACCAGGATACTGAAATTGGTATGAAAGCTATATTGCTTCTGGAACGATTAAGTTATGAGGTCATCATTCCAGAACATTTAGAAAGTGGCAGAGCCTCGTTATCCAAAGGGTTACTACGTTCAGCTAAGAAAATTGCTCAACAAAATGTAGCTCTGCTAAGCCCAATTATTTCTGAAAGCACACCATTGATTGGTTTAGAGCCTTCTGCTATATTAACATTCAGGGATGAGTACGTAGATTTAGTAGATGACGATCAATTGCAAGCTGCTCAGCAGTTAGCCAGACATTCTTACTTGATTGATGAGTTTTTATCACAAGAGTTCAAAAAAGGCAACATCACCAAAGCACAATTTACGCAAGAGAAAAAGTTAATTCAGTTGCATGGGCATTGTCAGCAAAAAGCATGGTCGGCTCAGGGAGCTTCTCAGGTCATACTCTCACTGCCGGAAAATTATGAAGTACAAACTATCCCGTCTGGTTGTTGTGGCATGGCCGGTTCCTTCGGGTATGAAAAGGAGCACTATGCCATTTCTATGCAAATTGCCGAGTTGGTGCTTTTGCCCACTATTCGCGAGCAGGGTGATGATGTTATTATAGCAGCAACCGGAACCAGTTGCCGCCACCAGATTAAAGACGGAATTGGCCGGAAAGCTTTACATCCGGTTGAAGTGTTGTATGATGCTTTGATTGACTAA
- a CDS encoding LLM class flavin-dependent oxidoreductase — protein sequence MELGISTFGEVTPDGVAGRAVHAHQRVQELLEEVKLADEVGLDVFAFGEHHRPDFVISAPEIFMAAAAAVTKNIKLSSSVTVLSSTDPVRTFQNFATVDLISGGRAEMIAGRGSFIESFPLFGYNLDDYDELFTEKLALLLQINQQEVVNWQGKFRAPIPNRGIYPRPYQEAIPVWLGVGGTPASAIRTGKLGLPMMIAILCSSPQQFISFVELYRESAQKAGHDVNQLQLGISSQFLVAETSAQAVDAFYPSYEALMNRVGRDRGWSPMTRHQFESLRKFGPLVVGDVQLAIDKIMEQYEMFHNTRFLAQLVTGLTPHKDVLKAIELLGTKIAPVVRKETGLSKPTE from the coding sequence ATGGAATTAGGAATTAGTACATTCGGAGAAGTAACGCCTGATGGGGTTGCCGGTAGAGCCGTACATGCTCATCAGCGTGTACAAGAGTTGTTAGAAGAAGTAAAACTTGCCGATGAAGTTGGCTTGGACGTATTTGCTTTTGGCGAACACCACCGCCCTGACTTTGTGATTTCGGCTCCTGAAATTTTTATGGCTGCTGCTGCTGCTGTTACTAAAAATATTAAGCTCTCCAGCTCTGTTACTGTACTAAGTTCTACTGATCCGGTACGGACCTTCCAAAATTTTGCCACTGTTGATTTGATTTCCGGCGGCAGAGCAGAAATGATTGCAGGACGAGGCTCATTCATCGAATCTTTTCCTTTATTCGGTTACAATCTGGATGATTATGATGAATTGTTTACTGAAAAACTTGCCCTGTTATTACAAATTAACCAGCAGGAAGTGGTGAACTGGCAAGGTAAGTTCCGGGCACCCATACCTAACAGAGGTATTTATCCAAGACCCTATCAGGAAGCTATACCAGTATGGTTGGGCGTAGGTGGTACACCAGCATCAGCAATCCGCACCGGTAAACTGGGTTTGCCCATGATGATTGCCATTTTGTGTAGTTCGCCTCAGCAGTTCATATCCTTTGTAGAACTCTACCGTGAATCAGCACAAAAGGCAGGTCATGATGTAAATCAATTACAATTGGGTATCAGTTCGCAATTCTTAGTAGCCGAAACTTCAGCCCAAGCTGTTGATGCGTTTTACCCATCTTACGAAGCCTTGATGAATCGGGTAGGGCGCGATCGTGGATGGTCGCCCATGACACGGCATCAGTTTGAGTCGTTACGCAAATTTGGTCCGTTGGTAGTAGGCGATGTGCAATTAGCTATAGACAAGATTATGGAACAATATGAAATGTTTCATAACACCCGCTTTTTAGCCCAGCTGGTTACCGGTTTAACACCGCATAAAGATGTATTAAAAGCAATTGAATTATTGGGCACCAAAATAGCGCCAGTGGTGAGGAAAGAAACAGGTTTGTCTAAACCTACCGAATAG